In Pantoea agglomerans, the genomic stretch GAGAATATCGGGATTGAAGTGGCGGGCAAGCTGGCGAAATATTCCGATAACGGCTCAACGCTCTCGGCGGTCAACTTCCCGGAAGTATCGCTGCCGATGCACGGCGCCAGCGCCAGTCGTCTGCTGCACATCCATGAAAACCGTCCGGGCGTGCTGACGGCGATCAACCAGATCTTCGCCGAGCAGGGGATCAACATCGCCGCGCAGTTCCTGCAAACCTCGCCGATGATGGGTTACGTGGTGATCGATATCGATGCGTCGCAGGATCTGGCGGACAAAGCGCTGCAGCTGATGAAGGCGATTCCGGGCACCATTCGCGCCCGTCTGCTCTACTGATCCAGCTTTACCGAAAGCGGGCCGTCTGCTGTTGTCGCAGATGGCCCCGGCTGTTACTTCCCTGATTCACTTCTGCTATTCCCACTGCCACAGACGCGACGGCGTCAGCACGGCGGGCAAGGGCACATCCCACTCCTCGGCAGGCAAGCGCTCCACCCGCTGGCAGTCATGCGCTACGCCAACCGGTAAAAAGCCGTGCTGACGCCAGTTCTGCAGCGTACGGTCGTAAAAGCCGCCGCCCATGCCGAGCCGCTGACCGCTGTCGTCAAAGGCCACCAGCGGCACCAGCATCACATCCAGCCGATCCAGCGTAATCAGCTGGCGGATATCGAGCGGCGGTTCGGGGATGCGCAGCTTGTTCGGCGTCAGCGTCGTTTCCGGCGTATAGCGCAGAAACAGCAGATGGCCGGGGGCGAAAGGGTGCAGCACCGGCAGATAGACCTGCTTTTTCTGCTTCCAGAGCTTAGCGATAAGGGGGCGGGTGTTAAGCTCGCCATCCACTGATAAAAAGAGCGCGACATGGCGGGCGCTGGCGAGAGGCGCGAAGTTAACGGCGTGTTCCGCCAACAGATCGGCGGCCTGCTCCTGCTGTTCAGGCGTCAGGTCGCGGCGCAGGTGGCGCACATGCTGGCGAATATGGTGTCGATCAAGCAGAGAGGGCTGGGACACAGGAACCCCGTTGATATAGTCGCTGATTAAGCAACTATATCATTCACAACGGGGAAAGACAGATGCAGAACAGAAGGAGATCTCCGAGATGCCGCCGCAGGCTGTAACCCTTGAACCCTTGGTTCAAGGTGAATGTGCCGTCGCAACCATCAGGCTTCTCGGACGAACCGAGCATGCTCACAGGTTACAGAGCGCCACACTCTGTTGGTATGAAATATCGGCTCAGGGGACTGGCCCGCTTGCAAACATCTCAGAGAAAATGGACTTCACCGTTGCCGCTGCGCAGCAACCATAAAGTATTATTCGAACTTCGCACCCTGGCGGTCGGTTATGCGACCTTGCTCAACAAGAGCCTGTTCAATTGTCTGCTGCAGGATACGGATACGTTGTTCCATATTAGCAGCATAATCGCGCGTTTTCATTTTCTCTTGCGCCAGTTCGTGGCAAATGTTTAACGCGGCAATGAACACCAGTTGCTCGGTATTTGTGACTCTAGTGCGAACTTTTAAATCTTGCAACCGTTGATTGAGGTCATCGGCAGCCGCATTCAGCGCATCTTGCTGTTCAGGCGGACAATTCACTCTCAATGAACGACCAAAAATTTGTATATCTACTGGTTGTGCAGACATGCCACCTTCCTGACTGATTACTTCGCCCGCAGCTCCCTTCAGACTCAATGCTTTGGGAGGCGGGCAACTATATAGACCCGCGAAATAACTTACAACCCCTTTTCTGGAAACCTTGAGGCAGCTAGTGGTAGCATAACACGAACTTATTCTGCCAACGACGACGAATACTTATGTCTTTACAGAACGCAACCCCCGATTACAACGCGCTGGCTTCGGCGCTCTCTCAACAGGGCGTGGGGATGACGCCAGCAGAAATGCATGGCCTGCTTAGCGGCATTCTGTGCGGCGGCAATCAGGACGCCAGCTGGAAAACGCTGGTGCACGATCTGACCAATGAAGGCATGGCGTTCTCTCAGGGGCTGGCGCTGCCGCTTCAGGCGCTGCGCGACAGCACCGCCGATACGCTGGAAGAGGAAGGCTACCTGTTTCAGCTGATGCTGCCGGACGACGACGATATCAGCGTCTTCGACCGCGCCGACGCGCTGGCGGGCTGGGTTAACCACTTTCTGCTCGGCCTGGGCGTCACGCAGCCGAAGCTGGAGAAAGTCACCGGTGAAACCGGCGAAGCGATTGACGATCTGCGCACCATCGCCCAGCTCGGCTATGATGAAGATGAAGACCAGGAAGAGCTGGAGCAGTCGCTGGAAGAGGTGATTGAATATGTGCGCGTGGCGGCGCTGCTATGCCACGATACCTTCACGCGCCCGAAGCCTACCGCCCCCGAAGTGAAAAAACCGACGCTACACTAAGCCAGATATCTCAGGGCGCGAGCGCGCCCGTTTCTACAGGGAGTGCAAACATGATTTCTCTGGACAGGTTCCAGCAGCGTCGCCAGGCGCTACTGGCGAAAATGGCTCCCGGCAGCGCCGCCTTGATCTTTGCCGCGCCGGAGGTGACCCGCAGCAACGACAGCGAATATCCCTTCCGGCAGAACAGCGACTTCTGGTATTTCACCGGCTTCAACGAGCCGCAGGCGCTGCTGGTGCTGATAAAAAGCGACGAGACCCACAATCATAGCGTGCTGTTCAACCGCGTGCGGGACCTCACGGCGGAGATCTGGTTCGGCCGTCGGCTGGGTCAGGATGCCGCCCCTGAAAAGCTGGGGGTCGATCGCGCGCTGCCCTGGGAAGATATCGCCCAGCAGCTGCATCTGCTGTTGAACGGGCTGGACGTGGTCTATCACGCGCAGGGTGAATATGCGGAAGCGGATGCGCTGGTATTCGCGGCGCTGGATAAACTGCGCCGCGGCTTTCGCCAGAATTTCAGCGCGCCGGCGACCCTCACCGACTGGCGTCCCTGGGTGCATGAAATGCGTCTGTTCAAGGATGAAGAGGAGATAGCGCTCCTGCGCCGCGCCGGGCAAATCAGCGCGCTGGCGCATACCCGCGCCATGGAGGCGTGCCGTCCTGGCCTGTTCGAGTATCATCTGGAAGGCGAAATCCACTACGTCTTCAACCGCCACGGCGCGCGCTTTCCCTCCTATAACACCATCGTCGGCTCAGGCGAAAACGGCTGTATCCTCCACTACACCGAAAATGAGAGCGAGCTGCGCGACGGCGATCTGGTGCTGATTGACGCGGGCTGCGAATTCCACGGCTACGCCGGCGATATTACCCGCACCTTCCCGGTCAACGGCAAATTCAGCGCGCCCCAGCGCGCCATTTACGACATTGTGCTCGCCTCGCTTGAAAAAGCGCTGGCGCTCTTCCGTCCCGGCGTCAGCATTCGTGACGTTAATGAGGAGGTGGTGCGCATTATGGTCAGCGGCCTGGTGGAGCTGGGCATTCTGCAGGGCGACGTCGAAACGCTGATCGCCGAAGAGGCGCATCGCCAGTTCTTTATGCACGGCCTGAGCCACTGGCTGGGTCTCGACGTGCATGACGTCGGCCACTACGGCACCCCGTCGCGCGACCGCATTCTGGAGCCGGGGATGGTGCTGACCGTGGAGCCGGGGCTCTATATCGCACCGGATGCCGATGTGCCTGCGGCCTATCGCGGCATCGGCATTCGCATCGAAGATGACATCCTGATCACCGCAGCGGGCAATGAGAATCTCACCGACAGCGTGGTCAAGGACGCGGATGCAATCGAGGCGCTGATGGCAGCGGCGCGTCAGCCATGAGGGTTATTATCGCCGGAGGTGGCATGACCGGCGCGACGCTGGCGCTGGCCATTTCCCACCTTACGCAAGGGCAGCTGCCGGTCACGCTGATTGAGAACAGCGCGCCCGACAGCCGCGCCCATCCAGGGTATGACAGCCGCGCCATCGCGCTGGCCGCCGGCACCCGTCAGCAGCTGATCGATATCGATCTCTGGCGCAGCATTGAAAAGTACGCCACGCCGATTACCGATATCCACGTCTCCGATCGCGGCCATGCTGGCTTCGTCACGCTGGAGGCCGGAACCTATCAGATCCCGGCGCTCGGCTACGTCGTCGAGCTTTTTGCCGTAGGCCGGCAGCTGTTCGAGCGGCTGAAAAGCGCGCCGGGCGTAACGCTACGCTGTCCGGCGCGCGTTATCGACGCGCAGCGCAGCCAGGATAGCGTCCAGGTAACGCTGGAGGGGGGCGAACAGCTGGAGGGCGCGCTGCTGGTGGCCGCAGACGGCTCTCGCTCGCCGCTTGCTGCCTCGTTCGGCATTCAGTGGCAGCGCGAGGATTATCAGCAGCTGGCGACCATCGCCAACGTCTCTACGCAGCTGCCGCATCAGGGACGCGCCTTTGAGCGCTTCACCGAACATGGCCCGCTGGCGCTGCTGCCGATGTCGGACAATCGCCTGTCGCTGGTATGGTGTCATCCGCTCTCGGCGCGCGCAGAAGTAGAGCGCTGGAGCGACAGCGAATTTCTGGCGCAGCTGCAGCGCGCGTTTGGCTGGCGACTGGGGCGCTTTACCCAATGCGGCCAGCGCGAGAGCTATCCGCTGGCGCTGCAAAGCGCCGGGCAGCAGGTGTCGCATCGTCTGGCGCTGGTGGGCAACGCGGCGCAAACGCTGCACCCGATCGCCGGACAGGGCTTTAACCTCGGGCTGCGCGACGTTATGTCGCTGGCGGAAACCCTGGCGGCCGCGCATCGCCAGCAGCAGGATCCAGGCAGTTATGGGGTTCTGCATCGCTATCAGCAGCGCCGTCAGCCCGATCGCGCGGCGACGATCGGCATTACCGACGGGCTGGTGCGGCTGTTCGCTAACCGCTACGCGCCGCTGGTGGCGGGACGAAATCTGGGGCTGATGACGATGGATCATCTGCCGTGGCTGCGTAATCAACTGGCCGAGCGCACGCTTGGCTGGGTTAAGCGTTAACTAAGGGGCACCGATGCAAAGTTTTGATGTGGTTATCGCCGGCGGCGGCATGGTAGGACTGGCGGTCGCCTGCGGTTTGCAGGGCAGCGGGCTGCGCGTCGCCGTGCTGGAAAAAACGGCGGAGCCGCAGTTTGACGTCAGCGCGCCGCCGTCGGTGCGCGTGTCGGCGATCAACGCCGCCAGCGAGCGGCTGCTGCAGAAGCTGGACGTCTGGTCCGATATTCTGGCGCGGCGCGCCAGCGCCTATCACGGCATGGAGGTGTGGGATCGCGACAGTTTCGGCGCTATCAGCTTCAACGACGATCGGCAGGGGCTGACCCATCTGGGACATATTGTGGAAAACCCGGCGATCCACAGCGCGCTCTGGCAGCGCGCCAGCCGCTGCAGTGACGTGACGCTTATGGCACCCTCGCAGCTGCAGCAGGTGGCGTTCGGCGAAAACGAAGCCTTCGTCACCCTGGAGAATGGCGAGATGCTCACCGCGCGCCTGCTGATTGCCGCCGACGGCGCCAACTCCTGGCTGCGCAATAAAGCGGATATCCCCTTAACCTTCTGGGATTACGATCATCATGCGCTGGTGGCGAATATTCGCACCGAGCTGCCCCATGACGCGGTGGCGCGCCAGGTTTTCCACGGCGACGGCATTCTGGCATTTTTGCCGATGCAGGATCCGCACCTGAGCTCTATCGTCTGGTCGCTGTCGCCGCAGGAGGCGAGCCGTCTGGCGAGCATGCCGCAGGCGCTGTTTAATCAGCAGCTGGCAGTGGCGTTTGATATGCGCCTCGGCCTCTGCCATCTGGAGAGCGAGCGTA encodes the following:
- the zapA gene encoding cell division protein ZapA, which produces MSAQPVDIQIFGRSLRVNCPPEQQDALNAAADDLNQRLQDLKVRTRVTNTEQLVFIAALNICHELAQEKMKTRDYAANMEQRIRILQQTIEQALVEQGRITDRQGAKFE
- the ubiH gene encoding 2-octaprenyl-6-methoxyphenyl hydroxylase; translated protein: MRVIIAGGGMTGATLALAISHLTQGQLPVTLIENSAPDSRAHPGYDSRAIALAAGTRQQLIDIDLWRSIEKYATPITDIHVSDRGHAGFVTLEAGTYQIPALGYVVELFAVGRQLFERLKSAPGVTLRCPARVIDAQRSQDSVQVTLEGGEQLEGALLVAADGSRSPLAASFGIQWQREDYQQLATIANVSTQLPHQGRAFERFTEHGPLALLPMSDNRLSLVWCHPLSARAEVERWSDSEFLAQLQRAFGWRLGRFTQCGQRESYPLALQSAGQQVSHRLALVGNAAQTLHPIAGQGFNLGLRDVMSLAETLAAAHRQQQDPGSYGVLHRYQQRRQPDRAATIGITDGLVRLFANRYAPLVAGRNLGLMTMDHLPWLRNQLAERTLGWVKR
- the ubiI gene encoding FAD-dependent 2-octaprenylphenol hydroxylase; its protein translation is MQSFDVVIAGGGMVGLAVACGLQGSGLRVAVLEKTAEPQFDVSAPPSVRVSAINAASERLLQKLDVWSDILARRASAYHGMEVWDRDSFGAISFNDDRQGLTHLGHIVENPAIHSALWQRASRCSDVTLMAPSQLQQVAFGENEAFVTLENGEMLTARLLIAADGANSWLRNKADIPLTFWDYDHHALVANIRTELPHDAVARQVFHGDGILAFLPMQDPHLSSIVWSLSPQEASRLASMPQALFNQQLAVAFDMRLGLCHLESERKSFPLMARYARNFAAHRLALVGDAAHTIHPLAGQGVNLGFMDAAELIGEIRRLHQQGKDIGQHLYLRRYERSRKQSAALMLAGMQGFRELFAGTHPAKKLLRDLGLKLADTLPGVKPAMLRQAMGLHDMPAWLR
- the pepP gene encoding Xaa-Pro aminopeptidase translates to MISLDRFQQRRQALLAKMAPGSAALIFAAPEVTRSNDSEYPFRQNSDFWYFTGFNEPQALLVLIKSDETHNHSVLFNRVRDLTAEIWFGRRLGQDAAPEKLGVDRALPWEDIAQQLHLLLNGLDVVYHAQGEYAEADALVFAALDKLRRGFRQNFSAPATLTDWRPWVHEMRLFKDEEEIALLRRAGQISALAHTRAMEACRPGLFEYHLEGEIHYVFNRHGARFPSYNTIVGSGENGCILHYTENESELRDGDLVLIDAGCEFHGYAGDITRTFPVNGKFSAPQRAIYDIVLASLEKALALFRPGVSIRDVNEEVVRIMVSGLVELGILQGDVETLIAEEAHRQFFMHGLSHWLGLDVHDVGHYGTPSRDRILEPGMVLTVEPGLYIAPDADVPAAYRGIGIRIEDDILITAAGNENLTDSVVKDADAIEALMAAARQP
- a CDS encoding YecA family protein, with product MSLQNATPDYNALASALSQQGVGMTPAEMHGLLSGILCGGNQDASWKTLVHDLTNEGMAFSQGLALPLQALRDSTADTLEEEGYLFQLMLPDDDDISVFDRADALAGWVNHFLLGLGVTQPKLEKVTGETGEAIDDLRTIAQLGYDEDEDQEELEQSLEEVIEYVRVAALLCHDTFTRPKPTAPEVKKPTLH
- a CDS encoding 5-formyltetrahydrofolate cyclo-ligase produces the protein MSQPSLLDRHHIRQHVRHLRRDLTPEQQEQAADLLAEHAVNFAPLASARHVALFLSVDGELNTRPLIAKLWKQKKQVYLPVLHPFAPGHLLFLRYTPETTLTPNKLRIPEPPLDIRQLITLDRLDVMLVPLVAFDDSGQRLGMGGGFYDRTLQNWRQHGFLPVGVAHDCQRVERLPAEEWDVPLPAVLTPSRLWQWE